A window of the Diabrotica undecimpunctata isolate CICGRU chromosome 1, icDiaUnde3, whole genome shotgun sequence genome harbors these coding sequences:
- the LOC140439238 gene encoding drosomycin-like, translated as MKGYFIFAILLILTIGTELAFGDCPSGRFSGPCFVWDNEACRRICKEEGNGRVSGHCSASLKCWCEGC; from the coding sequence ATGAAAGGTTACTTCATCTTCGCCATCTTATTGATCCTCACCATCGGCACCGAATTGGCTTTCGGTGACTGCCCTTCCGGAAGATTTTCAGGTCCATGTTTTGTATGGGACAACGAAGCCTGCcgcagaatatgcaaggaagagGGAAATGGAAGAGTAAGTGGCCATTGCAGCGCTAGCCTGAAATGTTGGTGTGAGGGGTGTTAG